The Triticum dicoccoides isolate Atlit2015 ecotype Zavitan chromosome 6A, WEW_v2.0, whole genome shotgun sequence genome has a window encoding:
- the LOC119316823 gene encoding isocitrate dehydrogenase [NAD] catalytic subunit 5, mitochondrial-like: MALRRLLQGIVLPRTTGRHVGASFSTEAGETIRATLFPGDGIGPEIAESVKQVFNVAGVPIEWEEHYVGTEVDPRTESFLTWESLESVRRNKVGLKGPMATPIGKGHRSLNLTLRKELGLYANVRPCNSLPGYKTRYDDVNLVTIRENTEGEYSGLEHQVVRGVVESLKIITRQASLRVAEYAFHYAKANGRERVSAIHKANIMRKTDGLFLKCCREVAEKYPEITYEEVIIDNCCMTLVKNPGTFDVLVMPNLYGDIISDLCAGLIGGLGLTPSCNIGEGGICLAEAVHGSAPDISGKNLANPTALMLSAVMMLRHLQFNDQADRIHNAILQTIAEGKYRTADLGGKSSTSDYTKAVCDHI; the protein is encoded by the exons ATGGCACTCCGAAGGCTGCTTCAGGGGATTGTCCTACCGCGGACGACGGGCCGGCATGTTGGGGCATCGTTTTCCACGGAGGCTGGGGAGACTATCCGCGCAACCCTGTTTCCCGGTGATGGCATCGGGCCTGAGATCGCCGAGTCGGTCAAGCAG GTATTCAATGTTGCAGGTGTACCTATAGAATGGGAAGAACATTATGTTGGTACGGAAGTTGATCCCAGAACAGAGAGCTTTTTGACATGGGAGAGCCTGGAGTCGGTGCGTAGAAACAAAGTTGGCTTGAAAGGTCCTATGGCTACACCTATTGGAAAAGGCCACCGTTCTTTGAATCTTACATTAAGGAAAGAACTCGGACTCTACGCCAATGTCAGGCCTTGCAACAGCCTCCCAGGCTACAAGACTAGATATGATGATGTGAACCTTGTGACAATCCGTGAAAATACTGAAGGAGAGTATAGTGGCCTTGAGCATCAG GTTGTGAGGGGTGTTGTGGAAAGTTTGAAAATTATTACCCGCCAAGCAAGTTTGAGAGTGGCAGAGTATGCTTTCCATTATGCCAAAGCCAATGGCAGGGAGAGGGTCTCTGCGATACATAAAGCTAATATCATGAGGAAAACAGACGGACTTTTCCTCAAG TGTTGCCGTGAAGTAGCTGAGAAGTACCCTGAAATCACATATgaggaagtcatcattgacaattgCTGCATGACA CTCGTGAAGAATCCTGGTACATTTGATGTATTAGTGATGCCAAATCTGTATGGTGACATTATTAGTGATCTATGTGCTGGTTTGATCGGAGGCTTGGGCTTAACTCCCAG CTGCAACATTGGTGAAGGTGGCATTTGTCTGGCAGAGGCTGTTCATGGTTCTGCACCTGATATCTCTGGCAAG AACCTTGCAAACCCAACTGCTCTTATGTTGAGTGCTGTTATGATGTTGCGCCACTTGCAATTCAATGACCAAGCAGACCGGATCCACAATGCCATCCTCCAGACAATTGCCGAGGGGAAGTACAGAACCGCTGATCTTGGTGGGAAGTCATCAACATCAGACTACACAAAAGCAGTTTGCGATCATATCTGA